TAAAGTTGTAGGCATATGCCTATACTCGTCCTATATTGCCTCTGCCCCTGGTGGCACCCATCTACACATGCTctagtttcttcttcttcttcttcttcttcattaaaTCATTCTTATTTGCTTGGGATTTTGATGCTACAAATTAACTGTGAAACTAAGATTCTCAAGCCTCTCGTGATCTCATTATTCGTCAATTTCTTTGTGGTCGCGATAatgatgtttttgtttctatgATTCAAGGGATTTTACTACCACATGCAAATATTAATTTCATTCCCATTACAAATTATCACATCATATGCCACGTCACATTAAAGTCTTAAGCTCAATGTATTTCGCAGTCTAGCTaaccaaacaaatataaacatAGCATCAACATAATTTGACGTGACAGGATGTGACGGGATGAGGCtaatcccacgtcccgtctcACTCATTAAATTTGGGACGAgatttgtgtttttaaatGTTCATCCCACCCGTGATTAATCTCGTTGGGATTGAGACGGGATTGGCATGAGACCAGGTCTATCCCACCTCCACatactttaaataataaatacttatTTTACCACAAACGATTTTTTAGTACGAATTGTGGTaataaaataaacatataGATTGTTCCAAAGATTATTCACCATCTACTTCGATACCATGAGTTATGAATATTGTACATGAAAATTCGAGTGTTATCAtacaagagaaacatatataattatatattgtatataagaTTAGATATGTTCTGATTGCTAAGTTAATATAAATTTGCAATATACgaatcatttttatttatatcatataactcaaaccatatattaatgagaaaattaaacGAGACTTATTTATCTTTAGGAAATGAACCAAGGTCAAAGATTCATTCTTTGAAGTTAGTCATTTCCTTGTCAAATGCATCTAAGGTGttctcataaattataaatgtatggtgatgatgaaatatttgatagttgaaattcaaataaaatttaaaacgcGACAGAAGAAATGGAGTGGATTAAATTTATTCATTACACATCTCATCCCACTGTAATAAAACGAGACGTGATTAAGATGTgactaatatttttatttaaccGGTCACATCCCGAAAAATTTCGGGATGAGATCGAGATGTAATCGGGATTCAAGTAATTTATGCCTACTCTTACGAGTGCTCATACTCTTACCAACTTGACCATCTATCTTGTGGTGGTTATAAATATGGTAAGTTAATTATAGTAAATCTTGGATCGTAATTTATATACTATGCAGTCAAAGGAGTTATCATGTAAAATAGGCAAACAAATCTCCTAGATTCAAAACTGCCGACGACGCGATTAAATTACTTAATCACTGTCTAAAGCTCACACCGGAAACCAGGGGCCATCAATCTCTGAGGTGGCACCTCCTCGTGGGTGGCATCCACGCCTCTAGGTACacctccaccgaaatcacccgCACCCTATCCCACTCCACAACGTGCTAATTATAAATACACCCAAAATCATTAAAAAATCATTAACTTGTCGGAGCTGAAATTTCTGTTTCCCATTATCATTCACTTTCCACAGTCTCGTCGAACCCAGtctcccttcttcttcctccaccGACTCTTCCCCTTTTCACCCTCACCTTTCTTCCTATTTACTATTGTATTCCCTAATTCTTAATCTCACTTTTTGATGAGATCTTAGTAACAAACAGTTGTAGTGAAATCTCGGGTGGAATCTAGAAATGCTGGAGAGGTTGTTCGGAGTGCGGCGGGCCCGCCAGATCCAGAGGGCGGCGCGCCAGGGGACGGTGACGTGTCTCTGCCTCTTCTTGACCGTCGTGGTCATCCGCGGCACAATCGGCGCCGGCAAGTTCGGTACCCCCGAGCAGGACCTCAACGACATACGCGAGCGCTTCTACTCCCACAACCGGCGCGTGGAGCCCCGCCGCGTCCTCGAGGATGTCGAGACCACCACCACGACGACAGCGGCGGAGGCCCAAAACGGCGACGCGAACAACTACGCCACGTTCGACATCACCAAAATCCTCAAGGACGAGGACGGCGGCGACGACGTCGTGAAGAAGGATCCGAACGCGCCGTACGCGCTGGGCCCGAAAATATCGGACTGGGACTCCCAGCGGGCCGGGTGGTTGAAGCAGAACCCGAATTTCCCCAACTTCGTGGGGCCCACCAAGCccagagttttgctagtgacCGGGTCGTCGCCGAAGCCGTGTGAGAATCCGGTCGGCGATCATTACCTGCTCAAATCAATCAAGAACAAAATCGACTACTGCAGGATCCACGGCATCGAGATCTTCTACAACATGGCTCTCCTCGACGCCGAAATGGCCGGGTTTTGGGCCAAGCTTCCGTTAATCAGGAAACTACTACTGTCACATCCGGAAGTCGAGTTCCTGTGGTGGATGGACAGTGACGCAATGTTCACCGACATGGCGTTTGAGATTCCGTGGGAGCGTTACAAGGATCACAATTTCGTCATGCACGGATGGAACGAAATGGTGTACGACGATAAGAATTGGATCGGATTGAATACAGGTAGCTTCTTGTTAAGGAACTGCCAGTGGTCGTTGGATCTGCTGGACGCTTGGGCTCCAATGGGGCCCAAGGGGAAGATAAGGGACGAAGCGGGGAAGGTGCTGACGAGTTATCTGAAGGGAAGACCGGTTTTCGAAGCCGACGATCAGTCGGCGATGGTTTACTTGCTGGCCACGGGTAGAGACAAGTGGGGGGAGAAAGTGTACTTGGAGAATCATTACTACTTGCACGGCTACTGGGGCATTTTGGTGGATAACTATGAGGAGTATATTGCGAACTTTCATCCCGGATTGGGTGACCACCGGTGGCCGTTGGTGACGCATTTCGTGGGGTGCAAGCCGTGCGGCAAGTTTGGGGACTATCCGGTGGAGAGGTGCCTGAAGCAGATGGACAGGGCGTTTAATTTTGGGGACAACCAAGTGTTGCAGATGTATGGGTTTACGCATAAGACGTTGGCGAGTAAGAGAGTGAAGAGGGTTAGGAATGAGACTAGCACTCCGCTTCAAGTGAAAGATGAGCTTGGGTTGCTGCATCCTGCTTTCAAGGCTATCAGGCTACCATCATGATTTTGTTCTTGATGTTCTGTGTAACTTTTGTTATTTTGATTCATTATGAAAGGTAATAACTACAGGTTAATTTGTAATATTTTTGCTACTTATAAATCAAATGATGGTAATGCTTTCTGGGATTGTGCTGCAGGTTATTGTGAACTTTGGAGTAAAGATTCAATTCATTTGTTCTTGGGAGAAAGTATATGTAAACGTTAATGAATTGATATACATCCATTCTTCTCTTCAAAAGTCTGTTTAGCCACATAAATAGCACAACATTTGTTCCATTGTATACACAATTGCTCAAAAATGTATGAGGATTTTGCTTGAAGTTCAAGACACAAGTTTGTGCACTAAACTCAACTGCTAGAGTGAATTATAGTTCTCGTGACTATAAGTAAAAATGATAAGTCATGCCTTGCTCATACAAGAGATGAGTCTTTTTTCACGACAACTCTTGATATGACCCTCAATTTTATGTAAGATATACCAGTTTAGTTTCAGTATATTCACGTTTGCCCCATAAAGAGGTCATTAGTTAAACTCAAAAATTTCTGAggtctttaatttttttttaattttgagaaaaaaagtctttaatttcttattaattcttttttttttggcaagaaATTTCTTATtagagaaattttaaatacacactccTAATCACTTAATACACATCCATATTATTTTACAattcaaattatattttttatttatgccAAATGACTAAAATGGTCATGTgtaatataaaatttaaatattcGAAATGGAAACTAATAAAGTACGAAACTAAAATTTTTACAAAGTTTCTATGgaaatttaaatgatttttttgATAAACACTACATATTTTTGTCCATCAAAAGAATCATAATTTCAAAGTTTAGAACTCTAATTTGGTAATTTATgttaaagaaattaaaattctCCTTCTACTagatttcaaattatttttacatgcatatatacacCTCGTTTTTGCTTCATATGTAACAACAATTTAAGTTATGTCTTCTTCAACTTGTTTATTGTTTTCATGTTTTAAGATCTGAATAGAAATAAGGAGAACACTATATGTAATCAAATATGGACATCTATAAATGTCagtatgtataattatatataaatcataTCAAATAATTTAGACTGTGTagttaaataaaaagatattTCATGGTTTTTGAgacaaaaatgacattttaggTATTATGGGTtgtgtatttagtaaaatagtagattgaaaattttaatatgTGGTGTATTGAATAAGAGGTGTTATCAAACTTCTCCTCTTATTAATCTTATATTAGTAATTAATGAGATTCACAGACAATGCCACTCCCGTATTGTCAATTTGGGCCAGACAAAGCTAAAGCAAAGTAAACAAGATCCGGTCCAGACCTCCCCCAATGAAGCAAGGAACCAATTCCCTCGTCCCTACTCCCTAAATCCAACCCTCACAAACGCGCCACGTCACCCCTTGTACCCTAAACCCACCGAACCATAGTACCTCACACCACACCAATTCCCAATCAAAAACAACAGTACACAGTACTCCAGTAGTCCAGTCCCATCTTAAGCTTTCACCGTTAAACCGCGGCAACACTATAAAAACCCCAAAGCTAAATAGTGTCCCCCTACTCCTTTGGCGGCTCCTGAAATTCTCCAACCTCCTCCAGAAACCCTAATCggaaatttcaaaaaaaaaactccgggcgctttttgttttgtttttgtaaataaatttaaatcgTGAATAAGGATGGAGAATTCTACGGCGATGAAACCGCAGGAGTTTGCTCTCGTCTCCATCTCCGAGCTCGgctcgtcttcttcttcttctccgtcGTCGCCGGCGGTGGCTATGTTTAGCGCCGGTGAGAACGGTGCTGTGGAGCTTCGGTTTCAGCCGGAGTCTGAGTCGGCCGCTGCTGTCAATGTCGATCTTCAAGCTGCGAAGGTTTGCTTCTGTTTTTAGCTTAGAGTGCTGGTTTATATTTTGGTGTAGGATTTGGTTGATATTGAGGTAAGTAGTAGAAGCAATGAAGTTGTGATTGAACTGTTGAGCTTTAGAGAATTTAAGTGTTTTGATGAGTAAGGAAAACAGAGGAAAATTTTAAGTGAGAGATTTCGATCGACGAAGAGAACAGTGAGATTCAGTGTGattcttacttttttttaaaaataattttgaattatTGATTGGATACAATGATGAAGTGttaaagttagaaatatgATTTCGGTGAGTGTTTTTGTGTTGTTCAGCTATTCAAGTTAGGGCCGGTGCAGTCTGTATGCATATCTGAAGGCTCTGATGCTAGTAAAGAGGTAAACATAATACCGTACTATGTACATTTGCATTTGCAAGATCTACTTAGTAAGCTTTCGGTATGGAATATGTGGTTGATGTAGTAACTTTGTAGTTTCGGAAGTCGGATAGGTGTTTTTGGTTATCAGAGttttttgtatgatttgttaaATTCCTGCCTGGTGTTTTTTTGACATTGATCGTTTTGGAAGTAGAAATTGTATTCGAGCGGCTTAACGATGCATTTTAAGAATGAGGAGGAGAGTGAAGCCTTCCATTGTGCGTTCGAGCAATGGAAGAAGTTGCTTGCTGGTGAAGGTGCTGTTTCAAAAGATGACTTGTCATTCTGAACTGTCATTAGTTTGTTATGCGAAATATTAAATTTACTATGACAAGCTTTTTCATCCTGGAAGTTTAATTTGTACTGGTTGTGTACAGTGTCACATAGCGGTTGTTTATTTCTGCAGGAAAATGCTTACCAAATGGAGAGTTATCATCTTCCAAAAGCAAGTTCGATGATAAAATAGAACCATCGTCTGCTAAAATGTACTTCCATTACTATGGACAATTGCTACACCAACAAAACATGCTACAAGATTATGTGAGGACAGGCAAGTCACTGATCCATAACTTTACTCTCTTTTCAGCATTATGAATATTTCCAAATGTTACTGAGAAGTCAACTTGAATATTGTACATGAAGAGCAAATCTCTTTTAATCCCAGTAATAGATAATATCAATTCTTATGATCGTGTATGTCAGGCAAGTTTGAAATACCAAGAATAGCATGGCAAATCTAATATTTATGCGCTATTTATCTTTCAGGAACCTATTATGCAGCAGTCATTGAAAACCGTGCAGATTTCACAGGTCGGGTGGTGGTTGATGTCGGAGCTGGTAGTGGGATTCTGTCATTATTTGCTGCTCAGGTacccttttcttttcaattaaaCAAGTTCAGAACCTTAGATTTCATCTTCTGATTTGGTTCTGGCATAATTCTCTAGTATTGTAATCTTCTTTATTCTTCCTACCACCATATAGGCTGGTGCGAAGCATGTTTATGCAGTGGAAGCATCTGAAATGGCAGAATATGCACGCAAACTAATTGCTGGGAACCCTTCTCTGGGTCAAAGGATAACTGTGAGCTTTCTATCTATAATTTACCTGTTAATCTTATTATTCATTTATCTTATTCTCTTTTTGAATACTTTCATGTAAATATAGGTAATCAAAGGTAAAGTTGAGG
This is a stretch of genomic DNA from Argentina anserina chromosome 4, drPotAnse1.1, whole genome shotgun sequence. It encodes these proteins:
- the LOC126790265 gene encoding xyloglucan 6-xylosyltransferase 2-like — protein: MLERLFGVRRARQIQRAARQGTVTCLCLFLTVVVIRGTIGAGKFGTPEQDLNDIRERFYSHNRRVEPRRVLEDVETTTTTTAAEAQNGDANNYATFDITKILKDEDGGDDVVKKDPNAPYALGPKISDWDSQRAGWLKQNPNFPNFVGPTKPRVLLVTGSSPKPCENPVGDHYLLKSIKNKIDYCRIHGIEIFYNMALLDAEMAGFWAKLPLIRKLLLSHPEVEFLWWMDSDAMFTDMAFEIPWERYKDHNFVMHGWNEMVYDDKNWIGLNTGSFLLRNCQWSLDLLDAWAPMGPKGKIRDEAGKVLTSYLKGRPVFEADDQSAMVYLLATGRDKWGEKVYLENHYYLHGYWGILVDNYEEYIANFHPGLGDHRWPLVTHFVGCKPCGKFGDYPVERCLKQMDRAFNFGDNQVLQMYGFTHKTLASKRVKRVRNETSTPLQVKDELGLLHPAFKAIRLPS